The DNA sequence AAAGAGGGGTATTGGGTCACGAAATGGCGAACCGTCAGAGCTTCATGACAGTGAGCACAaaatggtgggggatcaccacttaacaaatagcCATggccaatttcttttcctttttttctggtgTTGTTTTAGAGCACAAAAACACCTGAGATCATAAGCACCCACATAATAACTTTAGAGCACGAATAAGTAAAAGAAGTTAAAAGCAACTACATGTTCAGAACAACTGACAGAAGGAATGAGCTAAAAAGAAGGACTTCCCCTTCGAGAAAGATCCACAAAATATGCCATAAATACAGCGAAGGATTctaaccaaagattaaatgtctttCGCCATAGTGCTaaaacggataaaaagtaaaatgtggtcgaCAGCCCACACGTCATTCGCTAAAATGGCCAACATATGCTggaatgtaaatggttaaaaaaagggcactgggtcaggaaatggtgaaccaacaaagattgatgacaatgagcacaaagtggtgggggatcacctcTTAACAAATGGTaatggctaaaatgacagtgcccaAAATGTAGCCTAGCTAAAATGGTCCCTTCACGATGAGAGGGCTAAGATAATGTCGGTCTAGCAGAAACCTTTAAGGAGAGCTCGGCTCGAAACGAAAATAACCAATAGCATTTCAGGGTAGCGATATCCAATAGGATTGCTCGTTTCGAAAGAGCCGTGGCGCAGACATTTTTCTCATTCGAAAGTTACACACACGTGCGGTTTTGTTAGCAGATACGTATGGAATAAGTGTATTTTGCCCTGTTACTTTGTGCTGTGGAGTTGTCCGTGTAAGCAGTGAAATTTTTGTGTCCAACATGATTTTTCAGTGTCATGTGTGTGATAAAGTCTATCCTAAAAaaggaaatttgaatagacacctaTTAGAGGTTCATGGACTGCAAATAGAGCAGAAAAAATTGTTTGTGTGCGCCCTGTGTAATGAAAGAAGTACTTCTGAAAAGTGCCTGTTTGAACATTTACGGTCGGCACATGAGGTAGATGTGAAATGTGAAATATTACATTTCAGCACCACTGATGAATTTCAGAAGTGGAAGGAGGAAACTGAGCAGACAACGctctcaaagttcgtcaaacgtcgtGGTTCCCATGCTAAGGTTGATTCAGAAGTTGTTTCTTATATTTGTCACCGGTCTGGTAAGTTTGTGTCTAGAGGAAAAAACGTGCGATGTCTTAAATTGCAAGGTAGTAGTAAGATTGATGCACTGTGCCCTGCTAAGATGAGAGTAGATATGAAAAAGAATGGAACCTGCTGTGTGAAATATGTTTCAACCCATGTTGGCCACAAATCCGAGTTATGCCATCTGCAACTaacaaaaagagaaagggaaagtatTGCTGCAGATATAGCAAGTGGCATACCATTCTCTGTCATATTAGACAAAATTCGAGATACAGTTGTAGATTCGAACTTGGAAAGGATACGTTTGATTACGAGACAGGATCTACATAATATAGATCAGTCTTATAATTTGTCCTTCAAGTCAGTAAGACACCATAATGATGCAATAAGTGTAGAAGCATGGGTAAATGAAGTAAATGGTGGAGACAGTCCTTGTGTGCTTTTCTATAAACCACAGGATGTAGTCCTTGATTCGTACCCACAATTAAAGCGCTCTGATTTTGCATTGATAATTATGAACAAGGCGAGATATTAAAGAAATATGGGAACGACTGCGTTTGTGTTGATGGGACACATGGTCTTAATGGATATAATTTTGAACTTATAACTCTACTAGTGCTAGACGATCTAAGACAAGGGTTTCCATGCGCGTTTCTAATATCTAACAGGAATGACTCCCAGATGCTGTCCATATTTTTCCAGCACATAAAGAGGCAGGTTGGACCAATTTCGCCAAATGTTTTTATGTCGGATTTGGCCGAGTCTTTCTTTATTGCATGGAATGATGTCATGGCAGCTCCATCTATGCGACTTTATTGTACATGGCATGTTGATAGATGTTGGAGGAAGAATATCAAATGTAAGATTCAAGGTGTAGAAAAACAAGGTGAAGTATACAAGCAAATcagaactttgatgcatgagcaggATGTAGATTCATTTGAtgagatgttaaatattgtgtTAGAGAGATTGGAATGTGATCCTGATACAGTTCAATTTGCCACATACTTCCGAGACAACTATGTTGGGAATGCAAATTCTTGGGCATATTGCCATAGATTGAATGCTGGAATCAATACCAACATGCATATAGAAAGAATGCATCGCACTATTAAATATATATATCTAGGTAGTAAATGTGTCAAGCGTTTGGACAAAGCTATTTTTG is a window from the Schistocerca americana isolate TAMUIC-IGC-003095 chromosome X, iqSchAmer2.1, whole genome shotgun sequence genome containing:
- the LOC124556141 gene encoding uncharacterized protein LOC124556141, which codes for MIFQCHVCDKVYPKKGNLNRHLLEVHGLQIEQKKLFVCALCNERSTSEKCLFEHLRSAHEVDVKCEILHFSTTDEFQKWKEETEQTTLSKFVKRRGSHAKVDSEVVSYICHRSGKFVSRGKNVRCLKLQGSSKIDALCPAKMRVDMKKNGTCCVKYVSTHVGHKSELCHLQLTKRERESIAADIASGIPFSVILDKIRDTVVDSNLERIRLITRQDLHNIDQSYNLSFKSVRHHNDAISVEAWVNEVNGGDSPCVLFYKPQDVVLDSYPQLKRSDFALIIMNKARY